The following proteins are encoded in a genomic region of Populus nigra chromosome 16, ddPopNigr1.1, whole genome shotgun sequence:
- the LOC133675225 gene encoding uncharacterized GPI-anchored protein At4g28100 codes for MSLNNITFLLLLALFPLLLPGLPNPDTATIQPFKPNPSPPAIIPAFPEQSNLAGCPLDLPNELFHGINSACGSGSSATGHLRRTRCCPVLAAWLYSAYSATALSRANKVIPSTDTGRSPSYDMPLLPDDSETCVDGLSKGLKEKGIELFKPNETCDVVYCYCGIRLHPLSCPEAFSLNQKGKLVGNKRVEKLERNCLSNSNNVNGFPGLGGCSKCLNSLYLLNNKKALNSSKSEDRTTKMHNKDCQLMGLTWLLAKNRTAYIHTVTAVLRAMMMSVDGSDSRSCTLSSDGMPLAVDSSEISNNSFSISHQAPIYVTIAVICLLSLLHLVPSAIF; via the exons ATGTCCCTAAACAACATTACTTTCCTCTTGTTACTGGCTCTCTTTCCTCTTCTCCTTCCGGGTTTGCCCAACCCGGACACGGCGACAATTCAACCATTTAAACCGAACCCATCACCACCAGCAATAATCCCTGCATTCCCTGAACAATCCAACCTTGCTGGTTGCCCATTAGACCTTCCCAATGAGCTCTTTCATGGCATTAATTCAGCCTGTGGCAGTGGCTCCTCTGCAACTGGGCACCTCCGCAGGACTCGTTGCTGTCCTGTTCTTGCAGCTTGGCTTTACTCTGCTTACTCTGCCACCGCGCTTAGCAGAGCTAACAAAGTAATCCCATCTACAGATACAGGTCGTTCACCATCGTATGACATGCCTTTGCTTCCTGATGATTCTGAGACTTGTGTTGATGGGCTCTCAAAAGGGTTGAAAGAGAAAGGCATAGAATTGTTTAAGCCTAATGAGACTTGTGATGTTGTGTATTGTTATTGTGGTATCAGACTGCATCCTTTGAGTTGTCCTGAAGCTTTTTCTTTGAACCAAAAGGGAAAGCTTGTTGGTAACAAGAGAGTTGAgaaattagaaagaaattgCTTGAGTAATAGCAATAATGTGAATGGATTTCCTGGTCTCGGTGGCTGCTCTAAGTGCTTAAACAGTCTTTATCtg CTTAACAACAAGAAGGCTTTAAATTCAAGCAAATCAGAGGATAGGACCACAAAAATGCACAACAAGGATTGCCAGCTGATGGGTCTCACATGGCTACTTGCGAAGAATCGCACGGCTTACATCCACACGGTTACTGCAGTCTTACGAGCTATGATGATGAGCGTAGACGGTTCTGATTCAAGGTCGTGCACCCTTAGCAGTGATGGAATGCCTCTAGCCGTTGATTCTTCCGAAATCTCCAACAATTCTTTCTCAATCTCCCATCAAGCTCCCATCTACGTAACCATTGCTGTAATTTGCTTGTTAAGTCTTCTACATCTTGTACCATCCGCCATTTTTTAG